A section of the Humulus lupulus chromosome 2, drHumLupu1.1, whole genome shotgun sequence genome encodes:
- the LOC133819272 gene encoding adenylate isopentenyltransferase 5, chloroplastic: MKLHMSAVCKPVHQVQVQPLVGFQGGSINQVGLNFDTMFRPKGKVIFVIGATGTGKSRLAIDLATRFPAEIINSDKMQVYRNLDITTNKVTEDECRGVPHHLLGNVYDPQSNFSAADFCHQASSSIESILSRGRLPIIAGGSNSYIDALINDHHNHRRTQFRLRYDCLFLWVDVSIPVLQGFVSERVDRMVAAGLVDEVRQIFDPTADYSRGIRRAIGVPELDEYFRAESRGASEKTKAILLRYAIDKIKQNTCKLACRQLQKINNLHDNWSWNTHRLDATEAFLKRGRGQDADGAWEKLVAGPGTMIVDDFLYSEGLPTMLPNDAVLTTSPVSLAPVVAAVTR, translated from the coding sequence atgaagcttCATATGTCAGCAGTCTGCAAACCAGTTCATCAAGTTCAAGTTCAACCTTTGGTTGGTTTCCAAGGAGGTTCGATTAACCAGGTGGGTTTAAATTTCGACACCATGTTCCGCCCCAAAGGCAAGGTGATCTTCGTCATCGGAGCCACAGGAACAGGAAAATCCCGCCTGGCGATTGACCTCGCCACGCGATTCCCCGCCGAGATTATAAACTCAGACAAAATGCAAGTATACAGAAACTTAGACATAACCACCAATAAGGTCACCGAAGACGAATGCCGCGGCGTCCCTCACCACCTTCTTGGCAACGTCTATGATCCCCAATCTAACTTCTCCGCCGCCGACTTCTGCCACCAAGCCTCCTCCTCTATTGAATCCATCCTCAGCCGTGGCCGCCTCCCAATTATAGCAGGCGGCTCTAATTCTTATATAGATGCTTTGATTAACGACCACCACAACCACCGACGGACTCAGTTTCGCCTCCGTTACGATTGTTTGTTCCTGTGGGTCGACGTTTCGATACCGGTTCTTCAAGGCTTCGTGTCGGAGCGTGTGGACCGGATGGTGGCGGCCGGATTAGTGGATGAGGTGAGGCAAATCTTCGACCCCACCGCAGATTACTCTCGGGGAATTAGACGAGCGATTGGTGTTCCCGAACTCGACGAATACTTCCGAGCTGAATCGAGAGGAGCTAGTGAGAAAACCAAAGCTATATTACTCCGATACGCCATTGATAAGATCAAACAGAACACATGTAAGCTCGCTTGCCGCCAATTACAGAAAATCAACAACCTTCACGACAATTGGAGCTGGAACACTCATCGATTGGACGCCACCGAGGCGTTCTTGAAGCGCGGCCGAGGCCAAGACGCCGACGGGGCTTGGGAAAAGCTCGTCGCCGGACCAGGCACAATGATCGTCGACGATTTTCTTTACAGTGAAGGCTTACCAACTATGCTTCCTAACGACGCCGTTTTGACGACCTCACCTGTTTCCCTGGCCCCCGTCGTTGCTGCCGTTACGCGTTAA